In one window of Methanoculleus chikugoensis DNA:
- a CDS encoding Lrp/AsnC family transcriptional regulator codes for MNDRDRALLLRLQDGVPLVSEPYQAIAEDLGMTEAEVIARIGTLLSRGVVRRFAVRLDHRKAGILVNAMVAWRVPPGNVARAAEIMARFPEVTHCYERAVIPGRWEYNLFVVLHGRRRDEVDRDIARLSQAAGIDDYTVLVSTRELKRAPPGLALLLQEAVR; via the coding sequence ATGAACGATCGTGACCGTGCGCTCCTGCTCAGGCTGCAGGATGGCGTCCCGCTCGTCAGCGAGCCGTATCAGGCGATCGCGGAGGACCTCGGCATGACGGAGGCGGAGGTGATTGCCCGGATCGGGACTCTCCTCTCCCGGGGCGTCGTCCGGCGGTTCGCGGTGCGGCTCGACCACCGGAAGGCCGGTATCCTGGTCAACGCGATGGTCGCGTGGCGGGTGCCGCCCGGGAACGTGGCGCGGGCGGCGGAGATCATGGCCCGGTTCCCGGAGGTGACGCACTGCTACGAGCGTGCCGTTATCCCCGGCAGGTGGGAGTACAACCTCTTTGTCGTCCTGCACGGCAGGCGTCGCGATGAGGTCGACCGCGACATCGCCCGGCTCTCTCAAGCGGCAGGCATCGACGACTACACTGTCCTCGTCAGCACCCGGGAACTGAAACGCGCGCCCCCGGGGCTCGCGCTCCTCCTGCAGGAGGCGGTCCGGTGA
- a CDS encoding TrmB family transcriptional regulator has product MNGLVRNLTTLGLTEYEARVYAALVGIGEGSARQVHEASGVPRPRVYDIAEGLAARGFITVRRGNPYLYIPAEPAVVIRHLKSAADAAATAAVQDLEALSLDARSKNSPIWYVQGEWSIRRHAESLAAGVTRDLAVVCLDYGEIGEFARLIADASRDHPVSVLLPNGKRGITKPLGDASLYAPKPFCTFFQENVFEKVYCAPLSVDGAAFLLEYIFIADDRVCMIVYREDGVRNAVVITLPFITCVQRQFVNRMIATAERIEGPGGSGGGSVPSRVTGQKEDCGA; this is encoded by the coding sequence ATGAACGGTCTCGTCCGGAACCTGACGACGCTCGGATTGACGGAGTACGAAGCCCGGGTCTATGCGGCCCTCGTCGGGATCGGCGAGGGGAGCGCCCGCCAGGTCCACGAAGCGAGCGGGGTTCCCCGCCCGAGGGTGTATGACATTGCCGAAGGGCTTGCCGCACGGGGTTTCATCACGGTCCGGCGGGGGAACCCCTATCTCTACATCCCGGCCGAACCCGCCGTCGTCATCCGCCACCTGAAGAGCGCGGCCGATGCCGCGGCGACGGCGGCGGTGCAGGACCTGGAGGCCCTCTCGCTTGACGCCCGGTCGAAGAACTCGCCGATCTGGTACGTGCAGGGGGAGTGGAGCATCCGGCGCCACGCGGAGTCGCTTGCCGCGGGCGTCACCCGCGACCTCGCGGTCGTCTGCCTCGACTACGGCGAGATCGGTGAGTTCGCCCGGCTGATCGCCGATGCATCGAGAGACCATCCGGTGAGCGTCCTCCTCCCGAACGGGAAGCGCGGGATCACAAAGCCGCTCGGAGACGCATCGCTCTACGCCCCGAAACCCTTCTGCACCTTCTTTCAGGAGAACGTCTTTGAGAAGGTCTACTGCGCCCCGCTCTCGGTGGACGGGGCGGCGTTTCTGCTCGAGTACATCTTCATCGCCGACGACCGGGTCTGCATGATCGTCTACCGGGAGGACGGAGTGCGTAACGCCGTCGTGATCACCCTCCCGTTCATCACCTGCGTCCAGCGGCAGTTCGTCAACAGGATGATCGCGACTGCGGAGCGGATCGAGGGGCCGGGAGGAAGCGGGGGAGGTTCTGTACCATCCCGGGTGACAGGCCAAAAAGAGGATTGTGGTGCTTAG
- a CDS encoding cupredoxin domain-containing protein, translated as MTGLARLLILTLVIGCVALFSGAVAQEYGGGQTPTAAAAGNETNATNVTITSPEANASVAAGNVTVSVNVTNFTLVAPTGQPNVPGEGHLHYYLDAVVPTNASAPAIPKTGGYVISTNLSHTWENVTPGAHNFSVQAVNNDHTPLIPLVFDTVNVTVGGNATGNATVVNLTAENTAFNTSTITVPAGANVTVHFVNKDDGISHNFAVYDSNLRSRSIFVGDIITGPAETNYTFTAPSEPGTYYFQCDVHPSMNGNFIVQ; from the coding sequence ATGACTGGATTGGCGAGACTCCTGATCCTCACCCTGGTGATAGGGTGTGTGGCTCTCTTCTCCGGGGCGGTCGCCCAGGAGTATGGGGGCGGCCAGACCCCGACTGCGGCCGCGGCCGGGAACGAGACCAATGCGACAAACGTCACGATCACGTCGCCGGAGGCGAATGCCAGCGTCGCCGCCGGGAACGTCACGGTGAGCGTGAACGTCACGAACTTCACACTGGTTGCGCCGACCGGGCAGCCGAACGTGCCGGGCGAGGGCCACCTGCACTACTACCTGGATGCCGTGGTCCCGACGAACGCAAGCGCGCCTGCTATCCCCAAGACCGGCGGCTACGTCATCTCCACGAACCTCTCCCACACCTGGGAGAACGTGACGCCGGGGGCGCACAACTTCTCGGTACAGGCGGTCAACAACGACCACACCCCGCTCATCCCGCTCGTCTTTGACACGGTCAACGTCACCGTCGGCGGGAACGCAACCGGGAACGCGACGGTGGTGAACCTCACCGCGGAGAACACCGCCTTCAATACGAGCACGATCACGGTGCCTGCGGGAGCGAACGTGACCGTGCACTTCGTGAACAAGGACGACGGCATCTCCCACAACTTCGCGGTCTACGACAGCAATCTCCGTTCCAGATCCATCTTTGTGGGTGACATCATCACCGGGCCTGCCGAGACGAACTACACCTTCACGGCACCGTCCGAACCCGGGACCTACTACTTCCAGTGCGATGTTCACCCGTCGATGAACGGTAATTTTATCGTACAATGA
- a CDS encoding AsnC family transcriptional regulator — protein MTDRDLDTLDRQLLEALQDDFPLAPRPWREIGDRVGLPETEVLRRVRRLADEGIVLAISPVLESARIGLPASTLIGMRVPPDRVDECASVVNREPGVSHNYLRDHDYNLWFTLAAGNDAALRRTVGGLAARAGVSSHDLLDLPSVRRFKIGVRFRFLPDGEEGT, from the coding sequence ATGACTGACCGGGACTTGGATACCCTTGATCGGCAACTTCTCGAAGCACTGCAGGACGACTTTCCCCTGGCCCCGCGGCCGTGGCGCGAGATCGGGGACCGCGTCGGTCTACCGGAGACCGAGGTGCTCCGGCGGGTGCGCCGGCTCGCCGACGAGGGCATCGTCCTGGCCATATCGCCGGTCCTCGAGTCGGCGCGGATCGGCCTTCCGGCCTCCACGCTCATCGGCATGCGGGTGCCGCCGGACCGGGTGGACGAGTGTGCGTCGGTCGTCAACCGGGAGCCCGGGGTCTCGCACAACTACCTCCGGGACCACGACTACAACCTCTGGTTCACGCTCGCGGCCGGCAACGATGCGGCCCTCCGCAGGACAGTGGGGGGGCTTGCGGCCCGGGCGGGCGTCTCCTCGCACGATCTCCTGGACCTGCCTTCGGTGCGGCGATTCAAGATCGGTGTCCGGTTCCGCTTCCTTCCCGACGGAGAGGAGGGGACATGA
- a CDS encoding radical SAM/SPASM domain-containing protein produces the protein MERGMNGGSGPRIVSWNVTSRCTLACAHCSIDASRDGSPGDLDTAAGMALIDQIAAVGRPILILSGGEPLLRPDIFDLAGYAAGRGLRVAMGTSGVLVTDAVAGRIRDAGIRKVAVSIDSTDPGVHDAFRGVDGAWEQAVNGIRALRRAGVPVQINASIGGPDAGEVDGIVAFGKSLGVRDYQFFFLVPTGRGKDLADIPPESSEGAIGRILAHARDPGLSVRPTCAPQFVRVAARMGLDPALWGRGCIAGTAYCRITPAGDVTPCPYLPLPVGSVREEAFGEIWRGSPILAALRDPDRLGGKCGRCGYRRTCGGCRARAYGVRRRREDSCGGAVRSSGPGGDILAEDPCCPYEPGQGEMKHD, from the coding sequence ATGGAGAGGGGTATGAACGGCGGCAGCGGACCCCGCATCGTCTCCTGGAACGTCACGTCCCGGTGTACCCTCGCCTGCGCCCACTGCTCCATCGATGCGAGCAGAGACGGGTCTCCGGGGGACCTCGACACCGCCGCGGGGATGGCCCTGATCGACCAGATCGCCGCCGTCGGCCGGCCGATCCTGATCCTCAGCGGGGGCGAACCGCTCCTCCGCCCCGATATCTTCGATCTTGCCGGCTACGCTGCCGGGCGCGGGCTTCGGGTCGCCATGGGCACGAGCGGCGTCCTCGTCACCGACGCCGTCGCGGGCCGGATACGGGATGCCGGCATCCGGAAGGTGGCGGTCAGCATCGACTCCACGGACCCGGGGGTTCATGACGCCTTCCGGGGCGTCGATGGCGCCTGGGAGCAGGCGGTCAACGGCATCCGCGCTCTCCGGAGAGCGGGCGTCCCCGTCCAGATCAACGCCTCGATCGGCGGACCCGATGCCGGGGAGGTCGACGGGATCGTCGCGTTCGGGAAGAGTCTCGGCGTCCGCGATTACCAGTTCTTCTTCCTGGTCCCGACGGGCCGGGGAAAAGACCTTGCCGATATCCCGCCGGAGTCCTCTGAGGGAGCGATCGGGCGTATCCTCGCGCACGCCCGCGATCCGGGGCTCTCGGTTCGGCCGACCTGCGCCCCGCAGTTCGTCCGGGTGGCCGCCCGGATGGGGCTTGACCCTGCACTGTGGGGGAGGGGGTGCATCGCCGGCACCGCGTATTGCCGGATCACCCCGGCCGGGGACGTGACGCCCTGCCCGTACCTCCCCCTCCCGGTCGGGAGCGTCCGGGAGGAGGCGTTCGGGGAAATATGGCGCGGTTCCCCCATCCTTGCCGCGCTCCGCGACCCCGACCGCCTGGGAGGGAAGTGCGGGCGGTGCGGGTATCGCCGGACCTGTGGCGGGTGCCGTGCCCGGGCCTACGGTGTCAGGCGGCGGCGCGAAGATTCCTGCGGGGGAGCGGTGCGCTCCTCCGGACCGGGCGGCGATATCCTGGCGGAAGACCCCTGCTGCCCCTACGAGCCGGGGCAGGGAGAGATGAAGCATGACTGA
- the cooS gene encoding anaerobic carbon-monoxide dehydrogenase catalytic subunit, translating into MTMESDRISYHDSVRTVYERLKKDGMSNVWDRYEAQGFGKDPDKRCGFCQAGARCDFCSNGPCRADASRNHRGVCGINADGMAMRMMLLRNVMGASNYHFHAQQAVRTLRATAEGKTPFSIAEPEKLRTFAGRLGIDTGGSDAEVALRLCDFVEEDFHRFTYEPSRIVERLAPEERKEVWKRLGLFPGGITGETIVVTAASLTNVDGWYASHAMRAMRLGVAMAYQSQIVLEYIQDILYGIPQPHPMRVDLGVLDPDYVNILPNGHEPFLGFALIDLAHTGEWQQKAKDAGAKGLRVIANIETGQELIQRRKMDDVFYGYTGNWIMQEAVLATGAVDVFAADMNCSLPLDPLYAEKYHFKLIPVSEVVVFEGGTDRLEYVPEEAKEQAAALLQMGIENFKKRHAKIEPIRGLPVREAVVGFAPESIVAALGGSLDPLLGAIKDGTIRGIVGLVSCTTLRDSGQDVHTVAVAENLIARDILVLGMGCGVAALQVAGLCSPEAKEKAGPGLKGLCTALGVPPVLGFGTCTDTGRCADLLFSVSDALGGVPLPDLPVAVAAPEYMEQKATIDALFALALGVYTYVNPVPTVTGGPDLVKLLTEDLPGITGGVLHVETDAREAAEGMLAHIETKRTKLGL; encoded by the coding sequence ATGACCATGGAGAGCGACAGGATATCCTACCACGACTCAGTCCGGACCGTCTACGAACGGCTCAAGAAGGACGGCATGTCGAACGTCTGGGATCGCTACGAGGCTCAGGGCTTCGGGAAAGACCCCGACAAGCGGTGCGGCTTCTGCCAGGCGGGCGCCCGGTGCGACTTCTGCTCGAACGGTCCCTGCCGGGCGGACGCAAGCCGAAACCACCGGGGCGTCTGCGGGATCAACGCCGACGGCATGGCGATGCGGATGATGCTCCTCCGGAACGTCATGGGCGCGTCGAACTACCACTTCCACGCCCAGCAGGCCGTCAGGACCCTCCGGGCGACCGCGGAGGGAAAGACCCCGTTCTCGATCGCCGAGCCGGAGAAACTCCGGACGTTTGCGGGACGGCTCGGCATCGATACCGGCGGGAGCGACGCCGAGGTCGCGCTCCGGCTCTGCGACTTCGTCGAGGAGGACTTCCACCGGTTCACCTACGAGCCGAGCCGGATCGTGGAGCGGCTCGCCCCAGAGGAGCGAAAAGAGGTCTGGAAGCGCCTTGGGCTCTTCCCGGGCGGGATCACGGGCGAGACGATCGTCGTTACCGCGGCCAGCCTGACCAACGTCGACGGGTGGTACGCGAGCCACGCCATGCGGGCGATGCGCCTCGGCGTCGCGATGGCCTACCAGAGCCAGATCGTCCTCGAGTACATCCAGGACATCCTCTACGGTATCCCGCAACCGCACCCCATGCGGGTCGACCTCGGGGTGCTCGACCCCGACTACGTCAACATCCTCCCGAACGGCCACGAGCCCTTCCTCGGGTTCGCCCTCATCGATCTCGCCCACACCGGCGAGTGGCAGCAGAAGGCAAAGGATGCGGGGGCAAAGGGCCTCCGGGTCATCGCGAACATCGAGACCGGGCAGGAACTGATCCAGCGCCGGAAGATGGACGACGTCTTCTACGGCTACACGGGGAACTGGATCATGCAGGAGGCGGTCCTCGCCACCGGGGCGGTTGACGTCTTTGCCGCCGACATGAACTGCTCCCTCCCGCTCGATCCCCTCTACGCCGAGAAGTACCACTTCAAACTGATCCCGGTCAGCGAGGTCGTGGTCTTCGAGGGCGGGACGGACCGGCTCGAGTACGTCCCCGAGGAGGCAAAGGAGCAGGCGGCGGCCCTCCTCCAGATGGGGATCGAGAACTTCAAGAAGCGGCATGCGAAGATCGAACCGATCCGCGGCCTTCCTGTCCGGGAGGCGGTGGTCGGGTTCGCTCCCGAGAGCATCGTCGCGGCGCTCGGCGGGAGCCTCGACCCGCTGCTCGGTGCTATCAAGGACGGCACCATCCGGGGCATCGTCGGGCTCGTCTCCTGCACCACGCTGCGCGACTCCGGTCAGGACGTCCACACCGTTGCGGTCGCAGAGAACCTGATCGCCCGCGACATCCTGGTCCTCGGGATGGGATGCGGCGTCGCCGCGCTCCAGGTCGCCGGGCTCTGCTCACCGGAGGCGAAGGAGAAGGCCGGGCCGGGGCTTAAGGGCCTCTGCACGGCGCTCGGCGTGCCGCCGGTCCTCGGCTTTGGAACCTGCACCGATACCGGCCGGTGCGCCGACCTCCTCTTCTCGGTCTCCGACGCCCTCGGCGGGGTGCCGCTCCCGGACCTCCCGGTCGCCGTCGCCGCCCCGGAGTACATGGAGCAGAAGGCGACGATCGACGCCCTCTTCGCGCTCGCGCTCGGCGTCTATACCTACGTCAACCCGGTCCCGACCGTGACCGGGGGGCCGGACCTCGTCAAACTCCTCACCGAGGACCTCCCCGGCATCACCGGCGGGGTGCTCCACGTCGAGACGGACGCGAGAGAGGCAGCGGAGGGGATGCTTGCGCATATCGAGACGAAGCGGACGAAGTTGGGGCTCTAA
- a CDS encoding radical SAM/SPASM domain-containing protein has translation MIRFTRLVHGEGPVSGRAASQSALALAESRSGPVVFWNVTSRCNLACTHCYLRSGPGRRREDELTTDEATALIDDLARAGVPLLLFSGGEPLVREDFWTLAAHARRRGLPAVLSTNGTLITPAVARRLRDAGIGYAGISLDGATAATHDAFRGVPGSFDRSVQALQNCIDAGLRCGVRFTVTKRNHNELGDLIALARSIGVHRFCVYWLVPTGRGGDVHADLQVAPGEVRAVLDRIYHETLRTDPATMEFLTVDAPQDGACLLARLEADAHPAYDRVYRLLTRTAGCSAGRRVANIAPSGNVYPCQFAQFEEFLAGNVRNRPFGEIWNDPENPVLAAFRADGTRTGSPCSTCGRREVCGTGCRVRAYIRSGDLNGGDPLCLRHG, from the coding sequence GTGATCCGGTTCACGCGCCTCGTGCACGGCGAAGGCCCGGTCAGCGGCCGTGCGGCATCGCAGAGCGCCCTTGCGCTTGCGGAGAGCAGGTCCGGGCCGGTGGTCTTCTGGAACGTCACCTCCCGGTGCAACCTCGCCTGCACGCACTGCTACCTCCGATCAGGGCCCGGCCGGAGGCGGGAGGACGAGCTGACGACGGACGAGGCGACGGCGCTCATCGACGACCTGGCCCGGGCAGGCGTCCCGCTCCTCCTCTTCTCCGGCGGGGAGCCGCTGGTGCGGGAGGACTTCTGGACCCTCGCGGCCCACGCTCGCCGACGCGGCCTCCCTGCGGTCCTGAGCACGAACGGGACCCTCATCACCCCGGCGGTCGCTCGAAGGCTCCGGGATGCCGGGATCGGGTATGCCGGGATATCCCTCGACGGGGCGACGGCGGCGACCCATGACGCGTTCCGGGGAGTGCCGGGGAGTTTCGACCGTTCGGTGCAGGCGCTGCAGAACTGCATCGATGCGGGCCTCCGGTGCGGCGTCCGGTTCACGGTCACGAAGAGGAACCACAACGAACTGGGCGACCTGATCGCGCTTGCCCGGTCGATCGGGGTGCACCGGTTCTGCGTCTACTGGCTCGTCCCGACCGGGCGGGGAGGGGACGTCCACGCCGACCTGCAGGTCGCGCCCGGGGAGGTGCGGGCGGTCCTCGACCGGATCTACCATGAGACACTCCGGACCGATCCCGCGACGATGGAGTTCCTGACCGTCGATGCTCCCCAGGACGGCGCCTGCCTGCTTGCGAGGCTGGAAGCCGATGCACATCCGGCATACGACCGGGTATACCGCCTCCTTACCCGCACGGCCGGGTGCAGCGCCGGGAGGCGGGTGGCGAATATCGCCCCTTCCGGGAACGTCTACCCCTGCCAATTCGCGCAGTTTGAGGAATTTTTGGCGGGCAACGTGCGGAACCGGCCGTTTGGCGAGATCTGGAACGATCCGGAGAACCCGGTGCTCGCGGCGTTCCGGGCGGACGGGACACGAACCGGAAGTCCATGCAGCACCTGCGGCCGGCGGGAGGTCTGCGGCACGGGGTGCAGGGTCCGTGCCTACATCCGGAGCGGCGATCTCAACGGCGGCGACCCGCTCTGCCTCCGGCACGGGTGA
- a CDS encoding DUF488 domain-containing protein — MLRTKRIYEEPSVDDGIRILVDRLWPRGLSKEKAEIDRWEKDLAPTSELRKWFGHDPAKWDEFLRRYRAELEGKEEELARLRQEASEGTVTLLYAAKDEEHNNAVALKRYIGGG; from the coding sequence ATGCTGCGCACAAAGAGGATCTATGAAGAACCCTCGGTGGACGACGGGATCCGGATTCTCGTCGACCGGCTCTGGCCGCGGGGCCTCTCGAAGGAGAAGGCAGAGATCGACCGGTGGGAGAAAGACCTTGCACCGACGAGCGAACTGCGGAAGTGGTTCGGGCACGACCCGGCGAAGTGGGATGAGTTTCTCCGGCGCTACCGGGCCGAACTCGAGGGGAAGGAGGAGGAACTCGCCCGGCTCCGGCAGGAGGCGAGCGAGGGGACCGTCACCCTCCTCTACGCCGCAAAGGACGAGGAGCACAACAACGCCGTGGCCCTGAAACGCTACATCGGGGGAGGGTAG
- a CDS encoding cupredoxin domain-containing protein: MRPSVILLVALLIVSAGVLAAGCTMPGGNVTAPTAPPTGTGTPSVTATVTTPTGTETPAATATTAAANATTVATTTTAAANTTTTATTAAGGQATTVDLTAENIKFDKSTITVPAGAQVTVNFTNKDNGIPHNFAVYTDSSASQNIFKGEIVTGPATTTYTFTAPATPGTYFFRCDVHPQQMTGDFVVQ, encoded by the coding sequence ATGAGACCCAGCGTAATCCTTCTGGTCGCGCTCCTCATCGTGAGCGCCGGAGTCCTGGCCGCTGGATGCACCATGCCGGGCGGAAATGTTACCGCACCGACGGCCCCGCCGACCGGGACCGGGACACCGTCCGTTACAGCAACGGTAACGACACCAACCGGAACCGAAACCCCTGCCGCAACGGCGACAACGGCGGCGGCAAACGCCACAACAGTAGCAACCACAACCACGGCAGCAGCGAACACCACAACCACGGCGACCACCGCAGCGGGCGGTCAGGCTACGACCGTCGATCTCACCGCCGAGAATATCAAGTTCGACAAGAGCACGATCACCGTGCCCGCGGGAGCGCAGGTGACGGTGAACTTCACCAACAAGGACAACGGCATCCCGCACAACTTCGCGGTCTACACCGACTCCTCCGCGAGCCAGAATATCTTTAAGGGCGAGATCGTCACCGGCCCGGCGACGACCACTTACACCTTCACGGCGCCCGCGACGCCCGGCACCTACTTCTTCCGCTGCGACGTCCATCCCCAGCAGATGACCGGGGACTTCGTCGTGCAGTAA